In one Myxococcus xanthus genomic region, the following are encoded:
- a CDS encoding outer membrane beta-barrel domain-containing protein, producing MKRFFRVLLALCLTAPVLGFAQTTEEAEAGDVSEVDKDRLGPLRERVRPVSGHVFLKKGRFEFSPSATLSLRDAFYSKYIFGGTLTYHPMETLGVSLRVGYAINTVAGAAQKCTFGDGGEGSTRGCVPPTLDELDGNAPGQIKLLGGADVQWAPIYGKVSLLAETFVHFDLYGIAGASVVQYRGPGDSLGAEAQNYLTPGANLGVGARFFLNRWITLRTELRDLIYVEKGTEVSGNYLRNQLLFELGVSFFFGSES from the coding sequence ATGAAGCGTTTCTTCCGTGTGCTCCTCGCCCTCTGTCTGACGGCGCCCGTGCTGGGCTTCGCCCAGACCACCGAAGAGGCGGAAGCCGGCGACGTGTCGGAGGTCGACAAGGACCGGCTCGGGCCCTTGCGCGAGCGCGTCCGGCCGGTCTCCGGCCACGTCTTCCTCAAGAAGGGCCGCTTCGAGTTCAGCCCGTCCGCGACGCTGTCGCTGCGCGACGCGTTCTACAGCAAGTACATCTTCGGCGGCACGCTGACGTACCACCCCATGGAGACGTTGGGCGTCAGCCTGCGCGTGGGCTACGCCATCAACACGGTGGCCGGCGCGGCGCAGAAGTGCACGTTCGGGGACGGCGGCGAGGGCTCCACGCGCGGCTGCGTGCCGCCCACGCTCGACGAGCTGGACGGGAACGCGCCGGGGCAGATCAAGCTGCTGGGCGGCGCGGACGTCCAGTGGGCGCCCATCTACGGCAAGGTGTCGCTGCTGGCTGAGACCTTCGTCCACTTCGACCTGTACGGCATCGCGGGCGCCTCGGTGGTTCAGTACCGCGGCCCCGGTGACTCGCTGGGCGCGGAGGCGCAGAACTACCTCACGCCGGGTGCCAACCTGGGCGTTGGTGCGCGCTTCTTCCTCAACCGGTGGATCACGCTGCGCACGGAGCTGCGTGACCTCATCTACGTGGAGAAGGGCACCGAGGTCTCTGGCAACTACCTGCGCAACCAGCTCCTGTTCGAGCTGGGTGTCTCCTTCTTCTTCGGGTCCGAGTCATGA
- a CDS encoding outer membrane beta-barrel domain-containing protein produces MNRPKLLLALCLVPALASAQSQEGMGLDLTDESQAESSQDAESPAPPPMEEATPAAASRPADEPLEADPQLPLTDITQEDRVKSVQRKVYLKKGRFELTPLVSLSVNDPFYSKVGLSVRGAYYLADTLAVSARASLMQVVPSDDVRTAKRTFNSKIYYSVPQWSAMGDVEWSPIYGKVAFLNSILHFDGYLLAGAGVVNTETSALPGRGLNPAADLGLGMRFVAQDYIAVNVALINTSYVDQPLGSSKGAIQNVMTLNAGISLFLPFKSTGRDSE; encoded by the coding sequence TTGAACCGCCCCAAGTTGCTGCTCGCCCTGTGTCTGGTGCCCGCACTGGCATCCGCCCAGAGCCAGGAAGGCATGGGACTCGACCTCACCGACGAGTCGCAGGCCGAGTCATCGCAGGATGCAGAATCACCCGCGCCTCCTCCGATGGAGGAGGCCACACCGGCCGCGGCGTCCCGCCCCGCGGACGAGCCATTGGAAGCGGATCCGCAGTTGCCGCTGACGGACATCACCCAGGAAGACCGGGTGAAGAGCGTCCAGCGGAAGGTTTACCTCAAGAAGGGCCGCTTCGAGCTGACGCCACTGGTGAGCCTCTCGGTCAACGACCCCTTCTATTCGAAGGTGGGGCTGTCGGTCCGGGGCGCCTACTACCTGGCGGACACGCTGGCTGTCTCCGCCCGGGCCTCGCTGATGCAGGTGGTGCCGTCGGACGACGTGCGCACCGCGAAGCGGACCTTCAACAGCAAGATCTACTACTCGGTGCCCCAGTGGTCCGCGATGGGCGACGTGGAGTGGAGCCCCATCTACGGAAAGGTGGCGTTCCTCAACTCCATCCTCCACTTCGACGGCTACCTGCTAGCGGGCGCGGGCGTGGTGAATACGGAGACCTCGGCGCTGCCGGGGCGAGGCCTCAACCCGGCCGCTGACTTGGGCCTGGGCATGCGCTTCGTGGCTCAGGACTACATCGCCGTCAACGTGGCCCTCATCAACACCTCTTATGTGGATCAGCCCCTGGGTAGCAGCAAGGGCGCCATCCAGAACGTCATGACGCTCAACGCAGGCATCTCGCTGTTCCTGCCGTTCAAGTCGACGGGGAGGGACTCGGAATGA
- the cglC gene encoding adventurous gliding motility lipoprotein CglC, with product MFVRTALMMSAALLLGGCEVASEIGKPCALVRKATPEESAANNNSATMPILEREIAAQQDFISFGSVNCEDLICVRDQDYPRALNEDGSLNENAPAMGYCSKPCVEGGSSCEVTDTDDVNPDLPRRMSCRPMLLDQDTLDALRSADEAFYRRTFGENNSPFFCAGALIPD from the coding sequence ATGTTCGTGCGAACCGCCCTCATGATGTCCGCCGCGCTCCTGTTGGGTGGCTGTGAGGTGGCCAGCGAGATTGGCAAGCCGTGCGCGCTGGTGCGAAAGGCGACCCCCGAGGAGTCGGCGGCCAACAACAACTCCGCAACCATGCCCATCCTGGAGCGGGAGATCGCGGCCCAGCAGGACTTCATCTCGTTCGGATCCGTGAACTGCGAGGATCTGATTTGCGTTCGGGACCAGGACTACCCTCGGGCCCTCAATGAGGATGGATCACTGAACGAGAATGCTCCGGCGATGGGCTACTGCAGCAAGCCCTGCGTCGAGGGCGGCTCGTCCTGCGAGGTGACGGACACCGACGACGTCAATCCGGACCTGCCCCGCCGGATGTCGTGCCGCCCGATGCTGCTGGATCAGGACACGCTGGATGCTCTCCGCTCCGCGGACGAGGCCTTCTATCGGCGGACGTTCGGCGAGAACAACTCGCCCTTCTTCTGCGCCGGCGCGCTCATCCCGGATTGA
- a CDS encoding vWA domain-containing protein produces MNRTVVFLSLAGGLALTALVLGLPQMGTPPEPIVVVHPTPPPPAPPPPPVVPATVGSLTLTSRLSHPYVPAGTSEVFATFDLSGAQVPGAQRSPVNLALVIDRSGSMSGYKLAQAKQAARHLIGLLNDQDRLAIIHYGSDVKSLPSLEATAANRERMFQYVDGIWDEGGTNIGAGLSAGRYQLSTAQRTYGVNRLILMSDGQPTEGLTADEELTRMARELRATGLTLSAIGVGTDFNEDLMQAFAEYGAGAYGFLEDAAQLSTLFQKDLQQAGTTVARGVTMTFTLPPGTSLGEVLGYRASQSGNQVHVSLPDFSAGQLERVVVRLNVTGDSVGRTARVLDLKLAYTDLIRDAEVANEASLSAVVTNRREEVLARQDREATVYAARARSAVNMQKAAEALSEGRKDEAKLYLQRNQALFDEASAVSGSAAVAADQAEQRAVMDEYDSAEGEEARRSLVKKSKVKALKSFGKLGSTY; encoded by the coding sequence ATGAACCGTACGGTCGTCTTCCTCAGTCTGGCTGGCGGTCTCGCGCTCACCGCATTGGTGCTGGGACTGCCCCAGATGGGCACCCCGCCGGAGCCGATCGTCGTCGTCCACCCCACTCCACCGCCGCCCGCCCCGCCCCCGCCGCCCGTCGTGCCCGCCACGGTGGGCTCGCTGACGCTGACGAGCCGGCTGTCCCATCCGTACGTCCCCGCGGGCACCTCCGAGGTGTTCGCCACCTTCGACCTGTCGGGCGCGCAGGTGCCCGGGGCACAGCGAAGCCCTGTCAATCTGGCGCTCGTCATCGACCGTTCGGGCTCCATGAGCGGCTACAAGCTGGCCCAAGCCAAGCAGGCGGCGCGGCACCTCATCGGGCTGCTGAATGACCAGGACCGGCTGGCCATCATCCACTACGGCTCGGACGTGAAGAGCCTGCCGTCCCTGGAGGCCACGGCCGCCAACCGAGAGCGAATGTTCCAGTACGTGGACGGCATCTGGGACGAAGGCGGCACCAACATCGGCGCGGGCCTGTCCGCCGGGCGCTATCAGCTGTCCACCGCGCAGCGGACCTACGGCGTCAACCGCCTCATCCTCATGAGCGACGGCCAGCCCACCGAGGGCCTCACCGCGGACGAAGAGCTGACGCGAATGGCGCGGGAGCTGCGCGCCACCGGCCTCACCCTGAGCGCCATTGGCGTGGGCACCGACTTCAACGAGGACCTGATGCAGGCCTTCGCCGAGTACGGCGCCGGTGCCTACGGCTTCCTGGAGGACGCCGCCCAGCTCTCCACCCTCTTCCAGAAGGACCTGCAGCAGGCCGGGACAACGGTGGCGCGCGGCGTGACGATGACCTTCACCCTGCCCCCCGGAACGTCACTGGGCGAGGTGCTGGGCTACCGCGCCAGCCAGTCCGGCAATCAGGTCCATGTGTCGCTGCCCGACTTCTCCGCGGGCCAACTGGAGCGCGTGGTGGTGCGGCTCAACGTCACCGGGGACTCGGTGGGGCGGACGGCGCGCGTGCTGGACCTGAAGCTGGCGTACACGGACCTCATCCGCGACGCGGAAGTGGCCAATGAAGCCTCGCTGTCCGCGGTGGTAACCAACCGGCGTGAGGAAGTGCTCGCCCGCCAGGACCGCGAGGCCACCGTCTACGCCGCCCGGGCGCGCAGTGCCGTCAACATGCAGAAGGCGGCCGAGGCCCTGAGCGAGGGCCGCAAGGACGAGGCGAAGCTCTATCTGCAACGCAACCAGGCGCTCTTCGACGAAGCCAGCGCGGTGTCCGGCAGCGCCGCGGTGGCGGCGGACCAGGCCGAACAGCGGGCGGTGATGGACGAGTACGACAGCGCGGAGGGCGAAGAGGCCCGGCGCTCGCTCGTGAAGAAGAGCAAGGTGAAGGCGCTCAAGAGCTTCGGCAAGCTCGGCTCCACGTACTGA
- a CDS encoding AMP-dependent synthetase/ligase has protein sequence MQLPQFQTLIDIFKRSTSTFGSRDLFGEKKNGQWVWTTYSRFGEMVDDLRGGLAQLGVGAGDRVAVISNNRLEWAVGAYATYTLGGAYVPMYESQQVKELQFILNDSGAKVVFCATDDIAQRIQSVRAELPQLEHIIRFSGTTSDTDSFATLLRRGAETPTPLVSPKPADLAGLIYTSGTTGQPKGVMLSHANIARNVSAMHEVFPMGTEDRSLAFLPWAHVFGQTVELHALLSMGASMAIAEAVEKIIDNLSEVKPTLLFSVPRIFNRIYDGLQKRMAGEKAVTRFMFHRGLAVAAQRRALAEAGKSSGLLDLQHAFFDKVVFSKVRARFGGRLKYAFSGGSAISKEVAEFIDNLGITVYEGYGLTETSPIATANFPNNRKIGSVGKALPGIRVEIDTAATGEATQGEIVVHGHNVMMGYYNKPEENEKVFTGNGGFRTGDMGYLDPDGYLYITGRIKEQYKLENGKYVVPSPIEQSLALSTYIANALVHGMNKPYNVAIIVVDVDTLKKWATEKGLDTTSMPELLKRPEVLQLYREQLNEFTRDVKGYERPQRFLLISEDFTVANDMLTPKMSVKRRNVVARYNDAIEALYREGSDRNVSAA, from the coding sequence ATGCAGCTCCCGCAGTTCCAGACCCTCATCGACATCTTCAAGCGCAGCACCTCCACCTTCGGCAGCCGCGACCTCTTCGGAGAGAAGAAGAACGGCCAGTGGGTCTGGACGACCTACTCCCGCTTCGGAGAGATGGTCGACGACCTGCGAGGAGGGCTCGCGCAGCTGGGCGTGGGCGCGGGCGACCGCGTGGCCGTCATCTCCAACAACCGCCTGGAGTGGGCGGTGGGCGCGTACGCCACGTACACGCTCGGCGGCGCTTACGTCCCGATGTACGAATCGCAGCAGGTGAAGGAACTGCAGTTCATCCTCAACGACAGCGGCGCCAAGGTCGTTTTCTGTGCCACGGATGACATCGCGCAGCGCATCCAGTCCGTGCGCGCGGAGCTGCCGCAGCTGGAGCACATCATCCGCTTCAGCGGCACCACCAGCGACACGGACAGCTTCGCGACGTTGCTGCGGCGGGGGGCCGAGACGCCCACGCCCCTGGTGAGCCCCAAGCCGGCGGACCTGGCTGGCCTCATCTACACGTCGGGCACCACGGGACAGCCCAAGGGCGTGATGCTCAGCCACGCGAACATCGCCCGCAACGTGTCGGCGATGCACGAAGTGTTTCCCATGGGGACGGAGGACCGCTCCCTGGCCTTCCTGCCCTGGGCGCACGTCTTCGGCCAGACGGTGGAGCTGCACGCGCTGCTGTCCATGGGCGCGTCCATGGCCATCGCGGAGGCGGTGGAGAAGATCATCGACAACCTCTCCGAGGTGAAGCCCACGCTGCTGTTCAGCGTGCCGCGCATCTTCAACCGCATCTACGACGGCCTGCAGAAGCGCATGGCCGGCGAGAAGGCGGTGACGCGGTTCATGTTCCACCGCGGCCTCGCGGTGGCGGCCCAGCGGCGCGCGCTCGCGGAGGCGGGCAAGTCGAGCGGCCTGCTGGACCTGCAGCACGCCTTCTTCGACAAGGTGGTCTTCTCCAAGGTCCGCGCGCGCTTCGGCGGGCGGCTGAAGTACGCCTTCTCCGGTGGGTCGGCCATCTCCAAGGAGGTGGCGGAGTTCATCGACAACCTCGGCATCACCGTCTACGAGGGCTACGGCCTCACGGAGACGTCGCCCATCGCCACGGCCAACTTCCCCAACAACCGGAAGATCGGCTCGGTGGGCAAGGCGCTGCCCGGGATTCGCGTGGAGATCGACACGGCGGCCACCGGCGAGGCGACGCAAGGCGAAATCGTCGTCCACGGGCACAACGTGATGATGGGCTACTACAACAAGCCCGAGGAGAACGAGAAGGTGTTCACCGGGAACGGCGGCTTCCGCACCGGTGACATGGGCTACCTGGATCCGGACGGCTACCTCTACATCACCGGCCGCATCAAGGAGCAGTACAAGCTGGAGAACGGCAAGTACGTGGTGCCCAGCCCCATCGAGCAGTCGCTGGCGCTCTCCACCTACATCGCCAACGCGTTGGTCCACGGCATGAACAAGCCGTACAACGTGGCCATCATCGTCGTGGACGTGGACACGCTGAAGAAGTGGGCCACGGAGAAGGGCCTGGACACGACGTCCATGCCGGAGCTGCTCAAACGTCCCGAGGTGCTCCAGCTCTACCGTGAGCAGTTGAACGAGTTCACCCGCGACGTGAAGGGCTACGAGCGCCCGCAGCGCTTCCTGCTCATCAGCGAGGACTTCACCGTCGCCAACGACATGCTCACCCCCAAGATGAGCGTGAAGCGCCGCAACGTCGTGGCCCGCTACAACGACGCCATCGAAGCCCTCTACCGCGAGGGCAGCGACCGCAACGTCTCCGCGGCCTAG
- the purE gene encoding 5-(carboxyamino)imidazole ribonucleotide mutase — MASTVTPWVGVIMGGRSDLEHLQPAVDILKELGIPHEVRVVSAHRTPDWMMEYASTAESRGLSVIIAAAGGAAHLPGMVSSKTLLPVIGVPMPTTLLSGLDALLSIVQMPKGVPVGTQAIGKPGAANAALHAAAILCLKYPELRERLAAWRKARTDEVLAHRELS, encoded by the coding sequence ATGGCGAGCACGGTCACCCCCTGGGTCGGGGTCATCATGGGCGGTAGGAGCGACCTGGAGCACCTGCAGCCCGCGGTCGACATTCTCAAGGAACTGGGCATCCCGCACGAGGTGCGCGTGGTGTCCGCTCACCGCACCCCGGACTGGATGATGGAGTACGCGTCCACCGCGGAGTCGCGGGGGCTGTCCGTCATCATCGCCGCCGCGGGCGGCGCGGCGCACCTGCCGGGCATGGTGTCGAGCAAGACGCTGCTGCCCGTCATTGGCGTGCCCATGCCCACCACGCTGCTCAGCGGCCTGGACGCGCTGCTGTCCATCGTCCAGATGCCCAAGGGCGTGCCGGTGGGAACGCAGGCCATTGGCAAGCCGGGCGCCGCCAACGCGGCCCTGCACGCCGCGGCCATCCTCTGCCTCAAGTACCCCGAGCTGCGCGAGCGGCTCGCGGCCTGGCGCAAGGCGCGTACGGACGAAGTGCTGGCGCACCGGGAGCTGTCATGA
- the purK gene encoding 5-(carboxyamino)imidazole ribonucleotide synthase, producing MSPRVVLPGGTIGMLGGGQLGRMMALAARTLGFQVQALDPDADCPAHSVVDLCVTASFGDTAAAETLARACDTVTLEIEKIPLPTLEAVARHTPMRPGADVLRVIQHRGRQKGWLAKGGFPLGPWREAHSAAELAEAIQALGGRCFVKSSEGGYDGRGQVEVTSADEAAQAWRELGERSVVVEAALALQSELSVLVARSPNGEVAVYPPAFNHHEERILAWSLLPGPLPPAVLDTATELARGITESLQVEGLLVIELFLLKDGSVLVNELAPRPHNSFHSTEVACLTSQFEQAVRAVCNLPLGSVEVVRPAAIVNLLGDLWLKDGGPRFQEVLAMPGVRLHLYGKREARKGRKMGHLSAVGSSPEDALARVQAAATALGM from the coding sequence ATGAGCCCCCGCGTGGTGCTGCCCGGCGGCACGATTGGCATGCTCGGCGGTGGCCAGCTGGGGCGGATGATGGCCCTGGCCGCGCGCACGCTCGGCTTCCAGGTTCAGGCGTTGGACCCGGACGCGGACTGCCCGGCCCACTCCGTGGTGGACCTGTGTGTTACCGCGTCCTTCGGTGACACGGCGGCCGCGGAGACGCTGGCGCGCGCGTGCGACACCGTGACGCTCGAAATCGAGAAGATTCCCCTCCCCACGCTGGAAGCGGTGGCGCGGCACACCCCCATGCGCCCGGGTGCGGACGTGCTCCGCGTGATTCAGCACCGGGGCCGGCAGAAGGGCTGGCTCGCCAAGGGGGGCTTTCCCCTGGGCCCGTGGCGCGAGGCGCACTCCGCCGCGGAGCTGGCCGAAGCCATCCAGGCGCTGGGTGGACGCTGCTTCGTGAAGTCCAGTGAGGGCGGCTACGACGGGCGCGGGCAGGTGGAGGTGACCTCCGCGGACGAGGCCGCCCAGGCGTGGCGCGAGCTGGGTGAGCGCTCCGTGGTGGTGGAGGCCGCGCTGGCGCTCCAGTCCGAGCTGTCCGTGCTGGTGGCCCGCAGCCCCAATGGAGAAGTGGCGGTGTATCCGCCAGCCTTCAATCACCACGAGGAGCGCATCCTCGCGTGGTCGCTGCTGCCGGGGCCGCTGCCGCCCGCGGTGCTGGACACGGCCACGGAGCTGGCGCGCGGCATCACCGAGTCGCTCCAGGTCGAAGGCCTGCTCGTCATCGAGCTGTTCCTGCTGAAGGACGGCAGCGTGCTCGTCAACGAGCTGGCGCCGCGCCCGCACAACAGCTTCCACTCCACCGAGGTGGCGTGCCTCACCTCCCAGTTCGAGCAGGCGGTGCGCGCGGTGTGCAACCTGCCGCTGGGCTCCGTGGAGGTGGTGCGTCCAGCGGCCATCGTCAACCTGCTGGGCGACTTGTGGCTGAAGGACGGCGGCCCTCGCTTCCAGGAGGTGCTGGCCATGCCCGGCGTCCGCCTGCACCTGTACGGCAAGCGGGAGGCGCGCAAGGGCCGGAAGATGGGGCACCTGTCCGCGGTGGGCAGCTCGCCCGAGGACGCGCTCGCTCGCGTGCAGGCCGCCGCCACCGCGCTGGGGATGTGA
- the ybaK gene encoding Cys-tRNA(Pro) deacylase, whose translation MKTNSARLLDSLGVKYALRDYDVDLEDLSAESVAAKVGMPAEQVFKTLVARGDRTGVLMAVVPGNAELDLKALARLSGDRKVDTVPLKELQPLTGFIRGGCTAIGGKKDYPVYVDETMELFDAIAVSAGVRGTQLVLAPADYLRVTKAKTGPISRDKA comes from the coding sequence GTGAAGACGAACAGCGCCCGACTCCTGGACTCGCTCGGCGTGAAGTACGCGCTGCGCGACTACGACGTGGACCTGGAGGATTTGTCCGCGGAGTCGGTGGCGGCCAAGGTGGGCATGCCCGCCGAGCAGGTCTTCAAGACGCTGGTGGCGCGCGGCGACCGCACCGGCGTGTTGATGGCGGTGGTGCCCGGCAACGCGGAGCTGGACCTGAAGGCCCTGGCCCGGCTCAGCGGAGACCGCAAGGTGGACACCGTGCCGCTCAAGGAGCTCCAGCCGCTCACCGGATTCATCCGGGGCGGCTGCACGGCCATCGGCGGCAAGAAGGACTATCCCGTGTACGTCGACGAGACGATGGAGTTGTTCGACGCCATCGCCGTGTCCGCGGGTGTGCGTGGCACGCAGCTCGTGCTCGCGCCCGCGGACTACCTGCGCGTGACGAAGGCGAAGACGGGCCCCATCTCCCGCGACAAGGCCTGA
- a CDS encoding zinc-binding dehydrogenase, with protein MKSPVVPETMRALVLTAYDGRPESLRVESRPVPRPTTGQVLVRVAAAPINPADLMFVRGQYGIRKPLPVVPGLEASGTVVASGGVAGRLLVGRRVACVAPGEGDGLWAEYAAVPLGQCLPLRGQVSDEQGASLFINPFTAWVLMERAKEGGHTALAQTAAAGTMGRMLLALAKRRGVAMVNVVRRPEQVSLLQDLGAEYVLSTHEPEFEERLLRVCHELKVSLAFDPVGGRLTGQLLHALPEGGTVIVYGSLSEQECRIAPSDLIFGRKRVEGFWLSEWHRQGFGAAQIKALMGVPSLVGQTLETPVRARLPLESAGEALRIASADMTSGKVLFVPAQGQAPGESL; from the coding sequence ATGAAGAGCCCCGTCGTTCCCGAGACGATGCGAGCGCTGGTCCTCACCGCCTATGACGGACGGCCGGAGTCCCTGCGCGTGGAATCACGGCCGGTGCCTCGGCCCACCACGGGCCAGGTCCTGGTGCGCGTGGCGGCGGCACCCATCAACCCGGCGGACCTGATGTTCGTGCGTGGGCAGTACGGCATCCGCAAGCCGCTGCCCGTGGTGCCGGGCCTGGAGGCCAGCGGGACGGTGGTGGCCTCGGGCGGCGTCGCGGGCCGACTCCTGGTGGGGCGCCGCGTGGCGTGTGTGGCGCCCGGCGAGGGGGACGGCTTATGGGCGGAGTACGCGGCGGTGCCCCTGGGGCAGTGCCTGCCGCTGCGGGGCCAGGTCTCCGACGAGCAGGGCGCCAGCCTCTTCATCAATCCCTTCACCGCGTGGGTGTTGATGGAGCGTGCGAAGGAGGGGGGGCACACCGCGCTGGCGCAGACGGCCGCCGCGGGCACCATGGGACGGATGCTGCTGGCGCTCGCGAAGCGACGCGGCGTGGCCATGGTGAACGTGGTGCGGCGCCCGGAGCAGGTGTCCCTGCTTCAGGACCTGGGCGCGGAGTATGTGCTGAGCACCCACGAGCCCGAATTCGAGGAGCGGCTGCTCCGCGTTTGTCACGAGCTGAAGGTGTCGCTCGCCTTCGACCCGGTGGGCGGACGGCTCACCGGGCAGTTGCTCCACGCGCTGCCGGAGGGCGGCACCGTCATCGTGTATGGCTCGCTCTCCGAACAGGAGTGCCGCATCGCGCCCAGCGACCTCATCTTCGGGCGCAAGCGGGTGGAGGGCTTCTGGCTGTCGGAGTGGCACCGCCAGGGCTTTGGCGCCGCGCAAATCAAGGCGCTGATGGGCGTGCCGTCGCTGGTGGGGCAGACGCTGGAGACGCCCGTGCGCGCCCGGCTCCCGCTGGAGTCAGCGGGCGAGGCGCTGCGCATCGCCTCCGCGGACATGACGTCCGGCAAGGTGCTCTTCGTTCCCGCGCAGGGACAGGCACCGGGCGAATCACTGTGA
- a CDS encoding EAL domain-containing protein, whose product MSLPLSSAPAPAWLWKGDEPSVTSVFQPIVDLLRGEVIGHEVLSRGPGEFREPHVLFTQARLEGYTWELERACWTSALRCISTLPEAQRSAPFFFNVSPDVLSDPRFGDGSTEELLARYGLNPKNLVLEITEKAAFEDNALLQRLTRQCSALGFGIALDDFGAGHSGLVTLVNSAPQFIKLDQALVRDIHRHSYQQHLVKSLVSFAASVNATLIAEGVETWNELAVLLRLGIRHAQGYLVARPAPVPVLPSVEFEARRHEAMRALDFREDEDDETVGSIVIRRNCVERPVTPEELERLFQQKADVDHVAVLHSERLEALVLRRATATKGAAQVAPLIVEDRMALTTLARLAMERAPEALYDPVVVTDAQKRFLGTVTMQQLIRRITELLERRTPA is encoded by the coding sequence ATGAGCCTGCCCCTCTCCTCCGCACCAGCGCCCGCCTGGCTGTGGAAAGGTGACGAGCCGAGCGTCACCTCGGTGTTTCAGCCCATCGTGGACTTGCTGCGTGGCGAGGTCATCGGGCACGAAGTGCTTTCGCGAGGACCCGGCGAGTTCCGCGAGCCGCACGTGCTCTTCACGCAGGCGCGATTGGAAGGCTACACGTGGGAGCTGGAGCGCGCGTGCTGGACGTCCGCGCTGCGCTGCATCTCCACGCTGCCGGAGGCGCAACGCAGCGCGCCCTTCTTCTTCAACGTCAGCCCGGACGTGCTGAGCGACCCGCGATTCGGGGATGGCTCCACGGAGGAGCTGCTCGCGCGCTACGGGCTGAACCCGAAGAACCTGGTGCTCGAAATCACGGAGAAGGCGGCGTTCGAGGACAACGCGCTGCTGCAACGGCTGACGCGACAGTGTTCGGCGCTGGGCTTCGGCATCGCGCTGGATGACTTCGGCGCGGGGCACTCCGGACTGGTGACGCTGGTGAACAGCGCGCCGCAGTTCATCAAGCTGGACCAGGCGCTGGTGCGGGACATCCACCGACACAGCTACCAGCAGCACCTGGTGAAGTCGCTGGTGTCCTTCGCGGCCAGCGTCAACGCGACGCTGATTGCGGAAGGCGTGGAGACGTGGAACGAGTTGGCCGTGCTGCTCCGCCTGGGCATCCGGCACGCGCAGGGCTACCTGGTGGCCCGCCCCGCTCCCGTCCCCGTGCTTCCCAGCGTCGAGTTCGAGGCGCGGCGCCATGAAGCCATGCGCGCGCTCGACTTCCGCGAGGACGAGGACGACGAGACGGTGGGCAGCATCGTCATCCGCCGCAACTGCGTGGAGCGGCCCGTGACGCCCGAGGAGTTGGAGCGGCTGTTCCAGCAGAAGGCCGACGTGGACCATGTCGCCGTGCTGCATAGCGAACGGCTGGAGGCGCTGGTGTTGCGGCGCGCGACGGCCACGAAGGGCGCGGCGCAGGTGGCTCCGCTCATCGTCGAGGACCGGATGGCGCTCACCACCCTGGCGCGGCTCGCCATGGAGCGCGCGCCCGAAGCGCTCTATGACCCGGTGGTCGTCACGGATGCCCAGAAGCGATTCCTGGGTACCGTCACCATGCAGCAACTCATTCGCCGCATCACGGAGTTGCTGGAACGGCGCACGCCGGCCTGA
- a CDS encoding DUF192 domain-containing protein has protein sequence MVVAVPLLASACQQEAQGSAPRATPKAAEPRPRITDVTAEDYVMQPLPRGHVRLEDAFGGARRVEVEIAATAGTRARGMMWRKELAEGKGMLFLFPHEEVQGFWMRNTLIPLDMIFITSDLRVAGIVSRAVPRSLESRSVGVPSQYVLEVPGGWTEKLGIRKGSTVRFEGVAGLDIEP, from the coding sequence ATGGTGGTGGCGGTGCCGTTGCTGGCATCGGCCTGCCAGCAGGAGGCGCAGGGCAGCGCGCCTCGTGCCACGCCGAAGGCGGCAGAGCCTCGTCCGCGCATCACCGACGTCACCGCCGAGGACTACGTCATGCAGCCGCTTCCGCGTGGACATGTGCGGCTGGAGGATGCCTTCGGCGGAGCGCGCCGGGTGGAGGTGGAGATCGCCGCGACGGCGGGCACGCGTGCACGGGGCATGATGTGGCGCAAGGAGCTGGCGGAGGGGAAGGGGATGCTCTTTCTCTTCCCGCACGAAGAGGTCCAGGGGTTCTGGATGCGCAACACGCTCATCCCGCTGGACATGATTTTCATCACGTCCGACCTGCGCGTTGCGGGCATCGTGTCGCGCGCGGTGCCTCGCTCACTGGAATCCCGCTCCGTGGGCGTACCCAGCCAGTACGTGCTGGAGGTGCCCGGCGGCTGGACGGAGAAGCTGGGCATCCGCAAGGGCAGTACTGTCCGCTTCGAGGGCGTGGCGGGCTTGGACATCGAGCCCTGA